A single region of the Gorilla gorilla gorilla isolate KB3781 chromosome 1, NHGRI_mGorGor1-v2.1_pri, whole genome shotgun sequence genome encodes:
- the HMGCL gene encoding hydroxymethylglutaryl-CoA lyase, mitochondrial isoform X3, whose product MAAMRKALPRRLVGLASLRAVSTSSMGTLPKRVKIVEVGPRDGLQNEKNIVSTPVKIKLIDMLSEAGLSVIETTSFVSPKWVPQMGDHTEVLKGIQKFPGISYPVLTPNLKGFEAAVTKKFYSMGCYEISLGDTIGVGTPGIMKDMLSAVMQEVPLAALAVHCHDTYGQALANTLMALQMGVSVVDSSVAGLGGCPYAQGASGNLATEDLVYMLEGLGIHTGVNLQKLLEAGNFICQALNRKTSSKVAQATCKL is encoded by the exons ATGGCAGCAATGAGGAAGGCGCTTCCGCGGCGACTGGTGGGCTTGGCGTCCCTCCGGGCT GTCAGCACCTCATCTATGGGCACTTTACCAAAGCGGGTGAAAATTGTGGAAGTTGGTCCCCGAGATGGACTACAAAATGAAAAG AATATTGTATCTACTCCAGTGAAAATCAAGCTGATAGACATGCTTTCTGAAGCAGGACTCTCTGTTATAGAAACCACCAGCTTTGTGTCTCCTAAGTGGGTTCCCCAG ATGGGTGACCACACTGAAGTCTTGAAGGGCATTCAGAAGTTTCCTGGCATCAGCTACCCAGTCCTGACCCCAAATTTGAAAGGCTTCGAGGCAGCG GTCACCAAGAAGTTCTACTCAATGGGCTGCTACGAGATCTCCCTGGGGGACACCATTGGTGTGGGCACCCCAGGGATCATGAAAGACATGCTGTCTGCTGTCATGCAGGAAGTGCCTCTGGCTGCCCTGGCTGTCCACTGCCATGACACCTATGGCCAAGCGCTGGCCAACACCTTGATGGCCCTGCAG ATGGGAGTGAGTGTCGTGGACTCTTCTGTGGCAGGACTTGGAGGCTGTCCCTACGCACAGGGGGCATCAGGAAACTTGGCCACGGAAGACCTGGTCTACATGCTAGAGGGCTTGGGCATTCACACG GGTGTGAATCTCCAGAagcttctggaagctggaaactTTATCTGTCAAGCCCTGAACAGAAAAACTAGCTCCAAAGTGGCTCAGGCTACCTGTAAACTCTGA
- the HMGCL gene encoding hydroxymethylglutaryl-CoA lyase, mitochondrial isoform X2, translated as MAAMRKALPRRLVGLASLRAVSTSSMGTLPKRVKIVEVGPRDGLQNEKNIVSTPVKIKLIDMLSEAGLSVIETTSFVSPKWVPQMGDHTEVLKGIQKFPGISYPVLTPNLKGFEAAVAAGAKEVAIFGAASELFTKKNINCSIEESFQRFDAILKAAQSANISVRGYVSCALGCPYEGKISPAKVAEEVPLAALAVHCHDTYGQALANTLMALQMGVSVVDSSVAGLGGCPYAQGASGNLATEDLVYMLEGLGIHTGVNLQKLLEAGNFICQALNRKTSSKVAQATCKL; from the exons ATGGCAGCAATGAGGAAGGCGCTTCCGCGGCGACTGGTGGGCTTGGCGTCCCTCCGGGCT GTCAGCACCTCATCTATGGGCACTTTACCAAAGCGGGTGAAAATTGTGGAAGTTGGTCCCCGAGATGGACTACAAAATGAAAAG AATATTGTATCTACTCCAGTGAAAATCAAGCTGATAGACATGCTTTCTGAAGCAGGACTCTCTGTTATAGAAACCACCAGCTTTGTGTCTCCTAAGTGGGTTCCCCAG ATGGGTGACCACACTGAAGTCTTGAAGGGCATTCAGAAGTTTCCTGGCATCAGCTACCCAGTCCTGACCCCAAATTTGAAAGGCTTCGAGGCAGCG GTTGCTGCTGGAGCCAAGGAAGTAGCCATCTTTGGAGCTGCCTCAGAGCTCTTCACCAAGAAGAACATCAATTGTTCCATAGAGGAGAGTTTTCAGAGGTTTGACGCAATCCTGAAGGCAGCACAGTCAGCCAATATTTCTGTGCGGGG GTACGTCTCCTGTGCTCTTGGCTGCCCTTATGAAGGGAAGATCTCCCCAGCTAAAGTAGCtgag GAAGTGCCTCTGGCTGCCCTGGCTGTCCACTGCCATGACACCTATGGCCAAGCGCTGGCCAACACCTTGATGGCCCTGCAG ATGGGAGTGAGTGTCGTGGACTCTTCTGTGGCAGGACTTGGAGGCTGTCCCTACGCACAGGGGGCATCAGGAAACTTGGCCACGGAAGACCTGGTCTACATGCTAGAGGGCTTGGGCATTCACACG GGTGTGAATCTCCAGAagcttctggaagctggaaactTTATCTGTCAAGCCCTGAACAGAAAAACTAGCTCCAAAGTGGCTCAGGCTACCTGTAAACTCTGA
- the HMGCL gene encoding hydroxymethylglutaryl-CoA lyase, mitochondrial isoform X1: MAAMRKALPRRLVGLASLRAVSTSSMGTLPKRVKIVEVGPRDGLQNEKNIVSTPVKIKLIDMLSEAGLSVIETTSFVSPKWVPQMGDHTEVLKGIQKFPGISYPVLTPNLKGFEAAVAAGAKEVAIFGAASELFTKKNINCSIEESFQRFDAILKAAQSANISVRGYVSCALGCPYEGKISPAKVAEVTKKFYSMGCYEISLGDTIGVGTPGIMKDMLSAVMQEVPLAALAVHCHDTYGQALANTLMALQMGVSVVDSSVAGLGGCPYAQGASGNLATEDLVYMLEGLGIHTGVNLQKLLEAGNFICQALNRKTSSKVAQATCKL; this comes from the exons ATGGCAGCAATGAGGAAGGCGCTTCCGCGGCGACTGGTGGGCTTGGCGTCCCTCCGGGCT GTCAGCACCTCATCTATGGGCACTTTACCAAAGCGGGTGAAAATTGTGGAAGTTGGTCCCCGAGATGGACTACAAAATGAAAAG AATATTGTATCTACTCCAGTGAAAATCAAGCTGATAGACATGCTTTCTGAAGCAGGACTCTCTGTTATAGAAACCACCAGCTTTGTGTCTCCTAAGTGGGTTCCCCAG ATGGGTGACCACACTGAAGTCTTGAAGGGCATTCAGAAGTTTCCTGGCATCAGCTACCCAGTCCTGACCCCAAATTTGAAAGGCTTCGAGGCAGCG GTTGCTGCTGGAGCCAAGGAAGTAGCCATCTTTGGAGCTGCCTCAGAGCTCTTCACCAAGAAGAACATCAATTGTTCCATAGAGGAGAGTTTTCAGAGGTTTGACGCAATCCTGAAGGCAGCACAGTCAGCCAATATTTCTGTGCGGGG GTACGTCTCCTGTGCTCTTGGCTGCCCTTATGAAGGGAAGATCTCCCCAGCTAAAGTAGCtgag GTCACCAAGAAGTTCTACTCAATGGGCTGCTACGAGATCTCCCTGGGGGACACCATTGGTGTGGGCACCCCAGGGATCATGAAAGACATGCTGTCTGCTGTCATGCAGGAAGTGCCTCTGGCTGCCCTGGCTGTCCACTGCCATGACACCTATGGCCAAGCGCTGGCCAACACCTTGATGGCCCTGCAG ATGGGAGTGAGTGTCGTGGACTCTTCTGTGGCAGGACTTGGAGGCTGTCCCTACGCACAGGGGGCATCAGGAAACTTGGCCACGGAAGACCTGGTCTACATGCTAGAGGGCTTGGGCATTCACACG GGTGTGAATCTCCAGAagcttctggaagctggaaactTTATCTGTCAAGCCCTGAACAGAAAAACTAGCTCCAAAGTGGCTCAGGCTACCTGTAAACTCTGA